The window CCCTGTCCACAAAAAACAGCTTGTCAGGATCTGAGGTGATCAGACAAGATGTAAAGGGGTGAGCCAGAGAGGTTAACAGGGTCAGTTTTCCACCTCCAACACTGATTTCCTTCAGATCCTCTGCCTCTTAGCTTGACTCAACAGGACTGTAACCTGTCCTGGTTGTAGAAATTAGTTTAAGGAACATACCTTCATTAGATTAGAAAAACTACAACCTTTCCTGCATATTTAGATTTTACTGTCCTTTGTTTCAGCATCACAGGGTCATGTTCTCCATCCTGCTATGGAAGAACAGATGTGAACCACGCTTCCTCTGCTATACGAGACTCGTCAGCAACATGACGATTAAGACCTCACTGACGGCAAACAAGGTGAGGTGAACTTCGCCTGGTCCTAATCAAAATTTAGGTGCTGCCTATGTAGATATCTATGGAGACCCAAAGTGctcaatattaaaaaaagaaatatgacattatgaaataaaaataacaaattaaaaagagactttttaaaactgaaatttggaaataaaaaaatgctgaattagatttaaaaaattagCCTACTTGCAATAAacactattattatttactattcTGATTATTTCAGAATTTCATggttttattatacatttttagttATATGAttattcattttacaacattattAAGATTAATTAACTTATTTAATTAATCTAATACTGAACATGTTGGGCCTCCATAGTTTCCTCATTTAAAGTTAATTAGCTGTTTTTCTTGCAGAGAAAATTAAAGCATACTTTGGAAAAAGCCCAAAGTTTTAACGGCTTCCTGACAACTGGTGAAATTGACATAAAATCACCTCTGAAGGAAACTCTTACTTTTGCTGTGTTACTTCTAATTAGACGCTTTGAGTATAAGAAGAGCAGGTGACAGCACCTTCCCACCACAGCATCCTTCCCTCTGCACACTCTCTCATCTCTGAAATATTAAGTACTTTGAACACTATTTACAACTATCTACAATCAGATGTGAGCAGGGTCGACCTTCAGTCTGTTCAAGTGCAACCGACTCACAAAAAATCAGAGGGATTAAtgtaaaagaaacttttcaGGGGGAGGACAGCTGATTTATGGAGAAGTAATGCTGACAGTGGTGCTTGTACAACAGCGcagagcagaaaaacagccaGCGAGCAAATAAGGTCTCACTGACAAGGCCTGTGTGAATGTAATGtgtataagtatgtgtgtgcaacTAATTGCATGCGGTCTGTCTATTTTGCCTCCACACCTGTTTTatatgcttgtttgtgtttgtgtgtgtgtgtgtgtgtgtgtgtatagggaCGTGTTTGAGCAGTGCAGGATGACTCATGCAGAAATGTGTAGGCATTCTCTACAGGAAAGCTTCAAATATTTGACAGACATTTCATAAGATGGTacaacaacagcacacaaacatgcaggcCAGAATGAAGGAATGCAAATAGGTGGCTGATTGCACACATACATGGATGCACTCAtggtcacacacagacacagacagcagcagtgaaTATGCTTCATTGACAAATGAGATGAGACAAACCATGGGAGGATGGGGGCAGAGGTGTCTGTCCTGATTCATGCCAACATTTAACTCACACAGCTCAGAAAACTCAACGGACGCTCACACACTTCCCATGCACACCTCcccacatgcaaacacatttgaATCCTACACAGGCCACGGCCCATATTTTCACACTATTACTATGAACAGCACAGCACCCTCTCTCGCTCCAGCTTGCTGTCCATACTGATCTCGCATGCTGTCTCATTGTTTTTCCTCCCTGCTGTATCATATTCCACGCAGGAACATGAGCAACGACAGCCTCCTGTAGACGTCAGCAGAACAACAGATTGCACAAACATGCACTCGCAATCTGGCGTTTGCGTGAAGCGAACAGACATGTCAAGCTCATAtttatgcagtgtgtgtgcatcaccACTGCCGGTAGCTACACATCAGATCAGACACGAACTGTCTGAAAGTTGTACGGATCatttacagctttaaaaaaaaaaagttttagcTTTTTAACCTTTAGATGGACACATCAGGTATGTACATGACAGAAATCATTCCATCCTTCTGGTATCTTAACAGGCTAATACAAACCAAGACAAACAATTTCAAATAcaacttgttttttaaaatataaactgatgaaaaaaagaaaatgaaagagtaCGAGTGAGCATCCCTGGTATTTAACAGGTAAAGGGTACGTTTACAATGCAAATCTTTGAGTTTAACAGGACCTCACATTAGTGCAAAAGTACAACACATTGATAATAACAGATTCATtcagctttcaaaataaaaaagtaacagCCATGGAGTGGAACCTTTAgttacatattcacattttgcTAGTATTATCTGACTGATAGATCTGAAGAGAGGATGTGTCAAATACAATATATCATGAGCATCATTATTAAGCTGTATATCATAGTACATAGCAACATCGAACCTCTTAGTGTAACATCATTTCCTGGTTACAAAGGACTTATTCCCAGAAAGACAGTGGGTACAGTTTTTCTTTACATGGGTAACATCTTACTTGAAGCTCTTATAAACATTTCATTCAACTACCATATGCTTATTTACAAAAACTACACATTTGAAGTAGTTTTTATGTGAGTAGCGTGAGTAATGTAGGAGGAACATTTTACATGGTGCTTATAAATGAGGCATTGCTGATTAGTAAGCAAGTCTTCAAGTAGAATGTCACCCTAAAGTGCCCAGTTGTTGATTCTGCTGCACACATAAAGACAGAAGGCGACAGATGAAAATATTTgctgtgctttttctttttttccaaagaGATGGACACACAGTTAAAAGGGGCATCATCTGTGTCTTTGGGTTTAACAGTACTGGAGCAGATTATCCTCCACCCAAATTGTTGTTAAAAACCGCCTGAGAGATGGAGAAATGTAGACAAAATAATCTGACCCTTCTCTGCGTCCTACGAGCTATGATCCTGTGAGGTGAGGTCACATTTACACGCTTCATGACCACAGCTAACCGGTCACATCACGATACCCTGTTGTTCAGCAGAACCACAACCTCATTGTGCCATGTACCAggacaaataaaacacttttatcGAGACGGAGAGCTATCTGTGATCATGATGCGATTGTTCCTCCATGTTCAGGActggtgaataaatgttaaaagatgaaaattgcacaaagaagacaaaaaggaaacaatatacaaaaaagaaacacaaacaaatgtacaaatagaTATGTCGGTAAAAAAGTATTGTGCTTTTGGCTGTCTTGTGTACACTGTGTACAATAGTCAGAGCTCCTGTGTGAAAAAAGGGTGACATACAGTAGAGCTATTAAATGACTCCAGGAGGATATTCTGTGTTAAGCGGAGATCATTAATACATAATATAGGCAAAAACACGACAAATTacagttgtttgtgtttgtgtgggtgtgtgtttatgatatAAAGTGCAATGTGAGGGCATTTAGGCTGAGTGAGCCCTGTTTGTCTTCATGTAATCAGTCAAATGTGTTACTCAgattgacttttattttttgacacTTGCATGAATGCATTTGTGcgcatgctgtgtgtgtatatgtgtgtgtgacccatTCTGTTTCCTGTTAACCGATGCCTGCATGAGCGTGTATGAGAGGTAATGTGACCAAACCAACCcgagaggaaacagaattacCGATTCAGGTCGCACTGAATAATCTGCATGGAGCAATTTTACATCCAtcccttatttatttatctttctctgtgtgctttttgtTTAAGGAgggtttttttacattaatttaaagAGCATCatgaagcaaacaaacaaacaaaaaaggcaaaagaaGAGAAACCTTCACATGAAAAGTGCCAAAGCAAACTGACATTCTCGACCTCAGAACCAAAAATCATCCCAGTTCACTTTCGTTACCATCTTGGCAATGATTATCTAAGTGTATCATCCTCTTAGACAAGGCAGACTTGTATTTCTGTTTCGTATTTTGATGAGAGTCCAGCTTCTTTTCATCCAGAGTGATTCTACACCAGATGAGAGTCTTAAAAGGATTGTTGCGTCGTATCAGTAGCGTGTGTGCATACCCTGCTGCTGGATGCTTCTCCACTTCAGATGAAGACATTTAGAGAGTTCCCAGATGAGTTTTTAACATAACGCCAGCTTGATAAAGGTAAAGTAGGGTCTTTTTTTACCTTCAGGAAGGATGGTTAGGACGTGAAAATGAGAAGATTTGTCCTCTAGCTAAAAATTTAAGCTTTAATGCTTCTAACGTCAGCATattcctgtgactgatatactCGTTTGGGCAGGGCATGTGTAGACtaattcaaatatatttaaatatccCATGTTTATATACATCAGAGTCCTCAGGAGTGGCTCTGGGATGTAGCTGGgttgtatgttttgctgctgtaatGCGTGTCGTTCATGCTAGGAGCCTCAAACCTTCGGGGTCCTGTGCTTTCTAGCATGATGGACACCTCAGTCTCTTAAAATAGTGTTTCTATCAGATGACTGAGCTTAACTAACTGTGTCGACTCTGTTACATATACATTATGTTTCTCTATATTTGTTATAGTAGAGGGTATGCGAAGGATGAGGGTGCTGGGATGACGAGGGGGAGTTATAGTGTGAGCTGAgcggggagggagggaagggtaCATCAGAAACCTTCAGTCATTTTTGCTGCAGTCTGTGGTCTTTATTGGAGTCCAAGGTCTTGATGAGCTCCTCAGCTAGGTTTTGTGGCACTCGGATGATGCAAAAGTCCACACCCACGCTGTTTCCGACTATGGCTGGCATCCACAGGTAGTTCATCCATGACACACACCTCTTGTTATTAATTTGCTTTTCGATATTCTGTGGCAGCAGGATGGATGTAATGCTCCAAACTGAAATCCtgtatgttttcaaaataactgctgagttgtgtttgtgaatgcaCCAGTCAAATGGAGGAGGATGTGGATGATGAGATTCCCGTTGCCTTCCAGACATTTTGCTCTGAGTGATACATATAGTgagtctctcttctctctcgtcttccttcttttcctccttttctctgtatttcccCCCTCCTTTCTCGCCTCCACCTCcagtctcctcctctcctggaTTTACATCACGCTGCATTTGCCCTTGAGTCTCTCGGCGCGGGACTGCTTCCCTGAGCGCTTGCCATCGATGTTGAGGCTCATGTTCCTCTTCTTGTCCAGGTTGAGGAGCTCCTGGAAGAGCTCAGTTACGTTGTGGTTGGTCTTGGCCGACGTCTCCATGAAAGCGCACTTCCACTGGTTGGCCTGGGCTTCCCCGTCCTTGGTCTCCACCTCTCGCTGGGTCTCATCGCTCTTGTTGCCTACAAGCATGATGGGAATGGCCTCAACGTTACCCTTTATGGCCAAGACCTGCAGAGGAGGTGGAAAATAAGGGGAGTGGTTGTTATATTGTGGCTGGTCAGTAAACATTATAAATCTTTGGTGGTAATCTTAACCCCAATTATGGCATCTAAAGAGAATATATGTcgaaatgataaaatatagaCTCAACATCTGTAGACACGAAATCTTAAGACACATCTTTTACATGTTGCTTTctcctaaaatgtttttaccaaaTATTTGATCTTCAATGTATTGGATTTTTCcgggttctgttccagaagtaagacaATCttattcaaaatcacatttgtaatgtaatgatgtaaataactaaaaatacagattgcattgagttacagaaaCTAGGGAAACAGAGGCTAGCTTGGATGTGACGTCAGGAGTCTCCATAATGTATCCAATATAGAACAAATTTTGAGCATGTTGAGCAAAATATCACACAAACAGCAggtacatccacacacacacacacacacacacacacaccatcactcCCCACCTGTTGGTAAATGGGTTTGAGCTCCTCCAGGGACTGTTTGCTCGTGATGGAATAGACCAGGATGAAAGCGTGGCCTTTCGAGATGGACAGGCGCTGCATGGCTGGGAACTGGTGGCTCCCCGTGGTGTCAGTGATCTGGAGGGTGCACACGCTCTTATCGCAGCTGATCACCTGGCGGTAGGTGTCCTCCACTGTGGGGATGTAGGTGTCCCTGAAGGTGCCCTTCACAAAGCGCAGGACCAGGGAGCTCTTCCCCACTCCCCCCGCCCCGAACACCACCACACGATAGTCGTTGCTCTGCTCTGGCATTCTGCCCCCCTCAGGCTTAAGACAGTGTTACACCTATGATGTTGAGGGTGGGAGCATGGGGAGGAAGCAGGGTGAGAAGGGTGAGGGGTGGGGAGAAGAGGAAAATTTTAGCAAAGAGGAATTTTAGCAAGTGAGCAGTCAGCAGATACAAAGCAGAGGGGGGAACAGGAAGGGAAGTGCTGGCGGGACTCAAACTCAGGCCAGTGGGTGTGAAAGCACTCTATCTGTCCTTATGGTCTGACTATGAGCCAGAGTACAAATTAGAGAGGATGAGGTTGGTGAGGCTCCAAGTGTTTCACTTGACGCAGACATTTCCCTTAATCAATACTGTTCGCAGAGTCACAGTTTCTCTGTTTCAGCCCCCAAAATATTCCAGGGTTTCCTCATTTATCAACTTCAGCAACTGCAGCAAACCCTggaagagacaaagacagagagtcCTTGCAGCAACAGAgagcaacaataacaataacatgaCCTCATGTATaatacaacacaacaaaacctcaaaaaatagctttaaaaatgactacaGAGTTGAAATGACACCTCTctaatacaaaaacagaacattattaGCATCACAAAGGAAGTATATActgcagggctgtgtgtgtgcgataATGTGTACATATCTTGAAAGTATGTATGACAAGACTGACTAAACATCAACTAAAACTGATTCACTTCAGTGCCTCTCTGCTGTGGTTCCTTATGGTATGGATCCAAGCACAGGGTAGCGAGGATAGGCTGttattgtaaatgtaaactaaaattaaaaagatgaaaactaGAAGTGAAAACCCCTGCATGTGtcatatgtttttcattgtcatttttgttcatgtaaaaggaaaacataaaaattaatTCTGAAACAGATTTTTCTGCCCTGTGAGGTGGCGTTAATCTGCAACATACTCTCAAACACCTCTGGCTCTATGGGGAAACGTGAATGTTGCCATCAATTCCATTTCTGTTTGTATGACTCATactaaaaaactaaactgaaaggctgaatataaaaattaaagctgctctaatcaatattttcatattaactaTGGATCAAATAACTATGTATGTGTGAAAGGTATTGCTCTATTATCACAAACTCTGCAATTCCATTTAGCTCTACAGAGCCTTTaggcatctttcagctcattgttttggctttacagcctgcaacttaGGTTCAGTCTCAAAGCTCTCATAGCCTCATttctagcagcagcagcagacatctGTTTTCATGGAAAAACTCTGATAAACCAACTGTACGCTACCTACCAagcaccaaatgacagacagacaaagttagcaactagctcgtgaacacagtggagcatttagctgcctACAaagcagatatttccctcagaagttaaggagaccaaaaacagagctaaaatgaggatgaatactggacttaaattcaccagaaacacaactccaaatgagtgataatgttgctccgtatctgctggatgtgtatatAGGCAACTAatgagcaactgtttgctaacaagtttgccatatcaacttaaaaggtgatgatatgtcattgttgtgttgacagcttgttgtgctacacctaagtggccaaaaaaatcaattaatgcaggcaAAGCATAAGGCAAGTCATTTAGAAACCAGttatggtggaagaagtattcagatcttttacataagtaaaagtagcaatatcaagtaaaagtcctgcattcaaaattttacttaaagtacaCAAGTATAAAAGCATTAGCAACAAAACgttcagtatcaaaagtaaaattactcattaagcagcagaatggcccctgtcagtgtAATGCTACTGTATCATATACTATATTAtccaattattattactataacaTTACTATTAATACtattaatgttgtagctggtcgtggtggagctaattttaactaccaTACTAAGTTACTATTTGGTAGTTCAGCCCTTaacaatatataatttttagAAACTCATTATAGGTTTTCTGTGTAAGATTTTAAtcttcaaagtaactagtaactaaagctgtcagataaatatagtggaggaaaaagtacaatatttccttatgaaatgtagtggagtagaagtataaagtggcttCAAATGGAAACTCAAGTAcatcaagtaaagtacaagcacatcaaaattgtacttgagtaaatgtacagttatgtcagttactttccaccattgtgTGCACATCTAGTGTTATACCTTTAAGATACCCCTTCCAGAAATACAGAAATTGAAACAAAACCAGGATTGTATCATAGCTAATCTACAATTAAACACAGTGTACAACAAACTTGACTAAAATGTCCAAATCCAAACTGTGTGCAGTCAGGTTATAAAATGCAATATATTAAGTGAAAAGAgtatacagataaaacaaagaattCCAAAGCTACAATAAACCTGGTTTGTAGTCAGCAGCAACACTGCACATTGAAGGACTCTTCACTCTAAATATTACCTGCTGCAACTCATACATATGCATCTGAACACCCCTAATCTATTGCTATCTCTGTaagtgcttgttgttgctgagTCTCTGTTCATGATTACGCATTGTATCCGTTCCATTATTTATCTGCTGTGGTTCTAAACTTGCTTTAAGGTCCCATAATAAGATACTCATCCAGTTGTGATCATGTTCTGCTCTCCAAGCTCTTGCTGTAATGAAACAGTAAATTGACATCAATACCAGATGGAATAAGAGGATTTCTGTCATGCTTGCACTGCTGGAACCCACTATTGATGGCAGGGTCCCTGTAATTGCATCGCCAGGTTGTAGATAATATCAGTCAAGGAGTTAAAAATAAATGGGGTTTCAGGGAATGCCTCATGAGTTTTATAGTCAATCTATAGCTATAAGTCTGGGTGACATAAAAGAGTGTTTTATATCCATGCTGAACACACAACCACAGTTTCATTTGTAGGTGAGCCTGTGTCTTCTGCTCATATGCCTGAAGACTGTTGACTGTTTTACTCTGGTTTGGCAAAGCAGAAAATCTTGTTTAATGGCTCTCTGGTGCCTTAGGGTGATGATGTACTCTGCATTTTTGAGCTAGTGAGGGATACTGTCTAAACTCTCTCTAAATGTTGCCTGTCAACACGATTTTCCAGTGTGATTGAAGCATAAATTCTGAGATAAAtgcttaaacctgcaataacagattttttttgccacttaAGGGCAATGGAaataagagagacagagataaggGAGACATGCCGAACTCTAGCAGTTAGAGAGTGACATTATGATTCAtttagagtcgtgtttctggccacctgatgaatgtctaatattcactctcttttagctctgtttttggtctctaccaactgagggaaatatctggctctttagctgctaaatgctccactatgttcatcagctagtctttaactgtgtctgtctgctgtttggtgctaaggcaggtagtgtacagtgggtttttagagcttttcactgaaaatagctgcctgctgcagccgaaAACGATGCTATGAGTGTGGCAagagtaaaccaaaacagtaaagttgcaggccggacagctaaacaatgagctgaaactcaaaAAAGCTATAAGCTACATAAAGCTCCATAAaactgaggggagctgcagattcaggtgataattctctgtaggttcatcactgcGAGCGACGCCTcgcacattgtcacattgtcacattgtcacattgtcatttgataaattgttaatataaaaatatttagaaaagtTGAACCAGCAAGTTGCTCTGTAAACTGTAAAGGTTTTGGGTAATAATATTACAGTTTGTCttaattttctcttccaaaacaTTTGGCCAAACTGGGGATTTCTTGTCCTGCTTGACTTATTTTTAGAAGAGTAtttgtgttcccagatctcagcaactTGGTGAGTATATTTTTGAAGATCGAAATGatgaccaaaactacaaaaaataaaacccaacttataataaaccagaattatcctttgaAAAAAAGACCCCACTGCTTATATTCTGCTGATAATTTGACAACAGAATAGAAGCACCTGCAGAAATACTGCAAGGAAACAtaacaaaattacaaatttCACAACTGgcaaaatatttataataaaagtaTATGGACTGGTatgattaatgtgttttaaagctCATATGTTGGTGCGTCTGTGATGGAGCCACACATTCGTACATGCTCTAATACTGATATGCTCGCAAATATTCTCTTTATTTTGCCCTTCTGTAGCTCTTAGTCTGACTTTTCTCTTAATTTATGCatcttgaaaatgtttttctttgatcTGCTCCCTGAGCTTCTTCTTTCAGTTTCTCCTTTGTTTCCTGCTCTCTCACTCCCCAGGTCTCCATGCTGTATGATCAATAAACTAAGACCGCTGTGGTTTTGATCGATGGGGCTCGTCTGTCTGGGCGCTGTCAGCCTGTCATCCTGCTTCACTTGGTGcctgttgggtttttttggacGCGGATTTCAGCTCCGCGACAACGATCCTGCTCATCAAAACCTTCCTCCGCTCCCTCCTTTCTTTCACCTGAACTAAAATTagctgtctccctccctccgtcAGCAGCTATAACTGCGCACACAGGTGCAACCTCACAGTGGCACGCATACAcatgaaagcacacacacacacacacacacacacacacacacacacacgcacacgcacacgcacacacacacacacacgcacacgcactgTACTTTCGCTCCGTCACCATTTGTCCTTGACACCAGGCCTCTGAGAGTAATGACACTCCTCCCAAATGCAagctgtctctctccctttcctcctcctctactcttgttttatttgaaatgagaGGACTGCAATTCCTTAATGAATTAATGGTATACTATAAATGCATCTGTGGCAGAGCAGCCAAATTCCATTAGCAGATAGCTTTGGCACAGACCAAACAGGCCTCGTCTCCTCTCAGTCAGAAAATAGATGCAACGCAGCCTTCTCCACTCGTTTATTTCACAGAGCGAGCAAGGAAATGTCACCTTTAGCAAAAATATGCACATAATTTCCCTCAAGAGAGCCACTTACGCAGCGGCACAAAGGAAGCGCATTAACCAACATCAAACACAATGCCATTCAACAGA is drawn from Siniperca chuatsi isolate FFG_IHB_CAS linkage group LG15, ASM2008510v1, whole genome shotgun sequence and contains these coding sequences:
- the diras1b gene encoding GTP-binding protein Di-Ras1b, producing MPEQSNDYRVVVFGAGGVGKSSLVLRFVKGTFRDTYIPTVEDTYRQVISCDKSVCTLQITDTTGSHQFPAMQRLSISKGHAFILVYSITSKQSLEELKPIYQQVLAIKGNVEAIPIMLVGNKSDETQREVETKDGEAQANQWKCAFMETSAKTNHNVTELFQELLNLDKKRNMSLNIDGKRSGKQSRAERLKGKCSVM